From the genome of Triticum aestivum cultivar Chinese Spring chromosome 3B, IWGSC CS RefSeq v2.1, whole genome shotgun sequence, one region includes:
- the LOC123065127 gene encoding uncharacterized protein: MAKKPLPSSSDGCRHAVLRTYALTTRLAQGLTNQHATSLLVDKRSNRHIYKMTAVKQEEADTASDISGGQITHDEPLCQKHNKPFEYIHRPRKASQSESSKARKSI; encoded by the exons ATGGCCAAGAAGCCGCTGCCCAGTAGCAGCGATGGGTGTCGTCACGCCGTGCTGCGGACGTATGCACTCACGACGCGTCTGGCTCAAGGCCTCACCAACCAACATGCCACATCTTTGCTTGTAGATAAGCGCTCCAATCGCCATATTTACAAG ATGACAGCTGTTAAACAAGAGGAGGCAGACACAGCCAGTGATATTAGTGGTGGCCAAATTACCCATG ACGAACCACTGTGTCAGAAGCACAACAAGCCATTCGAGTATATTCATCGCCCTCGCAAAGCAAGTCAATCCGAAAGTTCAAAGGCAAGAAAATCCATCTAA